A portion of the Sphingobacterium spiritivorum genome contains these proteins:
- a CDS encoding sugar MFS transporter, giving the protein MEPQKTNQQSTLGPMIIIGSLFFIFGFATWLNSLLIPYLKIACELSEFQSYLVTFAFYIAYLVMAPVSTRVLDKFGFKKGMSIALGIMAVGALLFIPAAYMRTYAIFLIGLFVMGGGLAILQTASNPYITIIGPVETAARRISIMGICNKFAGALAPIILGMFLNLEQADQVTKQMDSMTPEQHAAALDQVALQVVNPYIGIVVVLLILSIWISFSNLPEAKGNEEETSDHHQVSEGKKSVFDFPHVILGFVALFLYVGVEVLAGDSIIAYGTSQGVALGTAKFFTSFTMGAMVVGYLIGIVAIPKYLSQENALKFCAILGAIFSMGIVFTNGMVSLTFVALLGFANSLVWPAIWPLALKGVGKFTNAVSGLLVMGIAGGAIIPLLYGKLSGLIGSHQAYWIALPCYLFILYYAVSGHKAGKA; this is encoded by the coding sequence ATGGAACCACAAAAAACTAATCAACAATCTACTCTGGGCCCAATGATAATCATTGGCTCGCTTTTTTTCATCTTCGGTTTTGCCACGTGGCTTAACTCTCTTCTTATTCCATACCTGAAAATAGCATGTGAATTATCCGAGTTTCAATCGTACCTGGTGACTTTTGCTTTTTACATTGCGTACTTAGTGATGGCGCCTGTATCTACACGTGTACTTGACAAATTCGGCTTCAAGAAGGGGATGTCTATTGCGCTTGGCATTATGGCAGTAGGTGCGTTGTTATTTATTCCGGCAGCCTATATGCGTACCTATGCGATCTTTTTGATTGGTTTATTTGTTATGGGCGGAGGTTTGGCCATTCTTCAAACCGCATCTAACCCCTACATCACTATTATAGGTCCTGTCGAAACAGCTGCACGCCGAATCAGTATCATGGGTATCTGTAATAAATTTGCCGGTGCTCTTGCCCCTATTATTCTGGGGATGTTCCTGAATCTTGAACAAGCAGATCAGGTTACAAAACAGATGGACAGCATGACGCCTGAGCAACATGCCGCAGCACTGGATCAAGTTGCTCTTCAGGTTGTTAACCCTTATATCGGTATCGTTGTAGTGTTACTTATTCTTTCTATATGGATTTCATTTTCAAATTTACCCGAAGCAAAAGGTAATGAAGAAGAGACATCGGATCATCACCAGGTCTCAGAAGGCAAGAAGAGTGTATTCGATTTTCCACATGTTATATTAGGTTTTGTTGCTCTATTTCTCTATGTAGGAGTCGAAGTACTAGCCGGTGATAGTATTATAGCCTATGGAACATCTCAGGGCGTAGCATTGGGCACTGCCAAATTCTTTACATCCTTCACTATGGGTGCAATGGTTGTCGGTTATCTTATCGGAATCGTAGCTATTCCTAAGTATCTGTCTCAGGAAAATGCACTTAAATTCTGTGCAATATTAGGCGCTATTTTCTCTATGGGAATTGTATTTACCAATGGAATGGTCTCCCTGACTTTTGTGGCATTACTTGGTTTTGCAAATTCATTAGTATGGCCGGCAATTTGGCCGCTTGCACTTAAAGGTGTAGGTAAGTTTACCAATGCTGTTTCAGGTCTGTTGGTAATGGGTATTGCCGGAGGGGCAATAATCCCGCTTCTGTACGGAAAACTTTCGGGATTAATTGGCTCACATCAGGCATACTGGATTGCACTGCCATGCTATCTGTTTATTTTATATTATGCCGTATCAGGCCACAAAGCAGGTAAAGCATAA